Proteins encoded together in one Musa acuminata AAA Group cultivar baxijiao chromosome BXJ3-6, Cavendish_Baxijiao_AAA, whole genome shotgun sequence window:
- the LOC135640440 gene encoding uncharacterized protein LOC135640440 translates to MTRSSGSPVASTTDQLSGIMRTLETMAQVMQQQQQPVQQGSNDGIETSNRTGLGIGQFKKLSPPSFSGESDPMVAERWMMQIEKIFDALSYSDERKVFLATFMLEGEAEHWWRMIKRMSEIKHEQMTWKLFQEKFYDKYFPDCMREQKELEFLNLIQGSMTVTKYESRFTELSRFATHMTDDESRKARRFERGLRPAIRSRMSALKLQTYADTVERALKIERDMEEIQEIIGKNQRDKFTSKSRRENKYEDSNKRFKTSGFEKRKPWGRTQLCEKCGSNHETSRCFRVTGACFSCGKLGHQIKDCPLNRKREPLSPRPSAHARVYAITEQDSKASKSVVEG, encoded by the coding sequence atgacgagatcatctggttctcctgttgcatctactactgatcaattgagtggtattatgcggactttggagactatggcacaagtgatgcaacaacaacaacaacctgtccaacaaggaagtaatgatggaatagagacatcaaaccggacggggttgggaattggacagtttaagaagcttagtcctcccagtttcagtggtgagtctgatccaatggtggcggaacgatggatgatgcagatagagaaaatatttgatgccctaagttactctgatgaacgaaaggtttttcttgccacctttatgctggaaggagaagctgaacactggtggagaatgattaagaggatgtctgaaatcaaacatgagcaaatgacatggaagttattccaagaaaagttttacgacaaatattttcccgattgtatgagagagcaaaaagaattggagttcttgaaccttatccagggaagtatgacggttacaaagtatgaatctagatttactgagctctccaggtttgccacacatatgactgatgatgaatctagaaaggcaagaaggtttgaaaggggattacggccagcaataagaagccgaatgtcagctttaaaattacaaacatatgctgatacggtagaaagagctttgaaaattgaaagagacatggaagaaattcaagaaatcattggcaagaaccaaagggacaaatttactagcaaaagcaggagagaaaataaatatgaagatagtaacaagaggtttaagacatctggatttgagaaaaggaaaccatgggggaggactcagttatgtgaaaaatgtggatcaaatcatgaaacgagtcggtgttttcgggtgactggagcatgttttagttgtggaaagctaggtcatcaaataaaagattgcccactgaacaggaaaagagagccactgtctcctagaccctcagcccatgctagagtgtacgctatcacggaacaagattctaaagcttctaaatctgtggtggaag